Part of the Bifidobacterium crudilactis genome is shown below.
GTCCGCGATAAGCGTCCCGTGATCGAGAACGATTACGCGGTCTGCCGCCGAGAGGTCCTCGACGTCATGAGTGACATGCACGATGGCGGTGCCTCGCGATGAGAGTTCATCAAGGACCTGCATCACATCCTGCCGGCCCTCGCTGTCCAACATGGCTTCGGGCTCGTCAAGTACCAGCAGATCGGGATGCATCGCCAGAGCCCCGGCAATCGCCACCCGCTGCTGCTGTCCTCCGGACATCTTCGTGGGGTCGCGCAGGGCGGAACTCGCCATGGAGACCTGTTCCAGCGATTGCCCGACCCGTTCGATAATCTCATCGCGTGGAACGGAGAGATTCTCCGGCCCGAAGGCCACATCGTCCTTGGTCACCGTGGTGACGATCTGGTCCTCGGTGTTCTGGAACACCATGCCGATGCGATGTCTGGCCTGTCTATAGCTTTCGGCGTCTATCGCACCGTCGTCGAAGCTTTCCGTACCGAAATAGGATACGCGCCCAGCATCGGGGCTGACGAATGCCGCGATGATGCGTGACAGTGTGGACTTCCCCGAACCGTTGGCCCCTACGACGAAGATGCGCTCGCCTGCGTGGATGTCGAGGCTGATATGACGCAATGACCAGGTGTGCCCGCGGTCATAGCTGAATGCGACATCGCGAAGACTGACGATGCATGACGATGAATCTGACGATTCCTTCATACGTACCGACCTCAGCGATGGACGAGCATCGAAATCGGCTTGTAGATCAGGAAGGTCACCACGCCGTGGATGGCGAGTTTCATCAGGTTGAAGGGCAGGAGGACGGGCAGAATCATCGTCGCCACGGCGCTGACCGAGATATTGGCATAGAGCGGTGTGATGATGAGGTTGCCGATGATCGCCACGGCCAAGGCGCACACCGAACCGACGATGATGCCGAGCAAGGCGCCCTTGCGTGTATGTACGCGGCGGTAGACGAGAGATGCGGGAACGCTTAGCGACAGTGCCACGGCAACAGCCATCAAGGTTCCGTATGGGTCGGTGAAGAGGTGTGGCACCCATGACAAGATACTGACGAGAACGGCCGCCATCGGCCCGAAGGCGAATCCCGAGATTAGCGACACGATGCCGGAAGGATCGTATTTCAGATACGGTGCCGCCGGGAACAGCGGCAGTTCGATGAAGCTGGCCACAATCGACAGCGCCACGAATAATGCGTATATGGCGATTCTCCGTGTCGACCAGCGTCCCTCCTGCACATCGCTTGTGGAATGCGGGTCCCTCTTCGGAGACAACGGCTGATGCGAGGAATTTCGCGGAGTGTTTGCGGGTTTGGACCCGTCTGAAGGCATGCTCATATTGAGCCTCGTTTCTTTCATCCGGACTGTAACCGTTGGCCTCGGATTCTCACCGAATCAGCCGCTTGCGCGGGTCGCGGGCTTCGGCATATCGCTGTTATGACTCTCGGCGTTGCCGTTACCGCCAGTAAGGAGTTGCACCTTCCCTGAAACTGACGACATAAATTTACCACACCGTATTCATCTCACCGTGTGATTCTGCTCGCGTGGGGTGATTCCACAGGGTACTGGGCTGCCTGCAATATGCATGTGCCACATGACTATGGTGCGTCATGCGAATCACCTTGGGAGAGTTGTCGTAGCGCCGCTTGTTGCGCCGAGAAGACTAGCGCGCAGGCCTGCATACGGCACGGCAGCGAGGATGTCAGGAAGAGGGCAAGGCACTCGAATGCACTTGACCTGACTCTTCCCAGCACTCCGGAATGCGGGCAACCGTCATGCGTGCAAGAATGGTGAGCATGGATAAAGTGGCAATTGTTGTGGTGACCTATCGCAGGCAGGAACTGCTGGCGACTCTCTTCGAATCGATACTCAACCTCACCAAGGCTCCCTGGCGAGTGGTGATCGTCGACAACGAGCATTCCGATACGACCAGGCAGATGGTCGAGGAATTCGAGAGCGCGGTCACCGGCCAATGGGGCAAGACCATCCCGGATTCGTCGGGCGAAGACAGCAGGGTCGTATACGCTCCGCAAAGCGACAATCTCGGGGGGGCGGGCGGTTTCTCAGCAGGGGTAAAACGAGCCTACGAACTGGGTGCCCAGTGGTTCTGGGTGATGGACGATGATGTGGCCGTCGAACCCGAAGGACTCGACAAGCTTGCCAAGTGGTCGGACAAGCATGAGGTCATCCAGGGGTCACGTCTCGACTATGACGGCGGTCCCTTCTACTGGCAGTACCATTTCATCGTGTCGCTCGGCATTCCCGATCCCATCGCACCCGCCGCGTTCGGGCAGGCGGGCTACCGGGTGATGAACACCATGTGCTTCGAGGGCGGATTCTTCTCCAGACGAGTGGTTGAGCGCATCGGATTCCCGGACCCGCGCTTCTTCATCTATTGGGATGACACCCTGTACGGCTATCTTGCCAGCAAGGTCACCACACCCATCGTGGTGCCTGATGTGGTGATGCGACGTACCCGCGAAATCGGCAACTGGGATATCGCAGGTGTGCGTCAGCTCAATTCGACGTCTGATATGAACCGGTACCACATCATGCGCAACAGAGGGTACATGGCCCGGTACTTCATGCAGCACGGCGATTACCGTCCGGCCCTGTTCGCCCTGGGGACGGCAGCAACCTTCACGAAGGAACTCATCAGGCTCGTGGCCGTTGACCGCAGCAGTTTTGGCAGCGGCGTCAAGAAGCTCGTCACTGGGTGGTGGGACTCCAGAAAACTCCTCCATGACCCCGAGTGGAAGCCCATGCCCCCTCTGAAATAGGGGAGTGATGCGTTTCTGTAGGGATTTGTGCGTAGACCATCGGTGCAAGGCCAGTGATTCGGCTGTTTTCCAGTGCCTACGAGCTCGATATATCTATAAATCCCTACACAAACGACAGATGAGCGTGAAGTGCATGCGAATTTCGGCTAGGGGCGGCTGAATGAAGCCTCGTTTCCCCATTGCCAGGTGCCTCCGCCGGCTCCAATCTGAAAATGCAGCTTCGCGATTCCCAAATCGTTGAGCAGAAAGCGGCCGGAAGCATCTGACGCGATGAACGCTTTGGCCGTGCCTGTGGCGGCGTCATAGAAGAACCGCGTGGTCTGAGCGTTCATGGCCGAAGGTGCCTTCAGTGCGGCAGTGACGCCGTCCTTGAACCAGTCCGGCGCTGCTTCGACTTCGGCGGCGCTCATGTCGGGTGTCGCCTCTGCCAAGGAAATCGAAGGACGATGCTTCGATTGAATTTCACGAAGTTCCTTGAAGTCGCTGCGGAGCAACTGAGCCTGGTCTATCGGATACCCGATGGTGATACCCAGATACAGCTCCTCGCCAGGTAATATCGAGCAGCGTTGTGCGGCAGCCTGACGGTCCCAGCTGCCCGCCACCCATCCCGTGCCAAGACCGTAGAGCGTTGCGGCCAGCACGATACGCTGCGCATAGAAGCCTGCCTGTTCATATGCCTCCGGGGATTCTTTCGGCCCCACGACGGCTATGACATTGTTGGCGTTCCTGAAATGGCCTGAGGCGTTCGCTTCTGCGAACACGTCGGGACAGTCGCTGATGAGCTGGATATGCAGACCCGAGAGAGTGTTCACTGCGGAGATCGTCGTGTCGAGTTTTCTGATGTGATCCTCGGCTAGTGAAGTGGGATCGTAATTTCTGGTGGTGGTGCGGATGTCGATCGCGTCGATGAGTCGTGGTTGTTCTGCCATCACTCTATTATTATGCCTACATGAAGAAAAT
Proteins encoded:
- a CDS encoding ECF transporter S component, with the translated sequence MSMPSDGSKPANTPRNSSHQPLSPKRDPHSTSDVQEGRWSTRRIAIYALFVALSIVASFIELPLFPAAPYLKYDPSGIVSLISGFAFGPMAAVLVSILSWVPHLFTDPYGTLMAVAVALSLSVPASLVYRRVHTRKGALLGIIVGSVCALAVAIIGNLIITPLYANISVSAVATMILPVLLPFNLMKLAIHGVVTFLIYKPISMLVHR
- a CDS encoding glycosyltransferase family 2 protein; protein product: MRARMVSMDKVAIVVVTYRRQELLATLFESILNLTKAPWRVVIVDNEHSDTTRQMVEEFESAVTGQWGKTIPDSSGEDSRVVYAPQSDNLGGAGGFSAGVKRAYELGAQWFWVMDDDVAVEPEGLDKLAKWSDKHEVIQGSRLDYDGGPFYWQYHFIVSLGIPDPIAPAAFGQAGYRVMNTMCFEGGFFSRRVVERIGFPDPRFFIYWDDTLYGYLASKVTTPIVVPDVVMRRTREIGNWDIAGVRQLNSTSDMNRYHIMRNRGYMARYFMQHGDYRPALFALGTAATFTKELIRLVAVDRSSFGSGVKKLVTGWWDSRKLLHDPEWKPMPPLK
- a CDS encoding nitroreductase family protein translates to MAEQPRLIDAIDIRTTTRNYDPTSLAEDHIRKLDTTISAVNTLSGLHIQLISDCPDVFAEANASGHFRNANNVIAVVGPKESPEAYEQAGFYAQRIVLAATLYGLGTGWVAGSWDRQAAAQRCSILPGEELYLGITIGYPIDQAQLLRSDFKELREIQSKHRPSISLAEATPDMSAAEVEAAPDWFKDGVTAALKAPSAMNAQTTRFFYDAATGTAKAFIASDASGRFLLNDLGIAKLHFQIGAGGGTWQWGNEASFSRP